From Nerophis lumbriciformis linkage group LG11, RoL_Nlum_v2.1, whole genome shotgun sequence, one genomic window encodes:
- the LOC140679147 gene encoding uncharacterized protein — MERRVQLSLRFQPNSKAEALPSDVFKVIVGEDQQQECSSRVEQEEPQPPHIKEEDEEAHVAKIRMKSEGDEEQAQSSQLHRRSRDRREGAEADRHSGPLSDSEDTDSNDDSKVDKKQFRCSECDKIFANKYQLVYHIRTHTGEKIICCVCGKDFSSKSNLRTHMRTHSGEKPFTCTVCGKGFSVKRYLMSHMRTHTGEKPYSCSVCNADFSYRMSLVLHMRTHTGEKPFSCSVCAKSFCQKGQLRAHMRTHTGEKPFSCSFCGKTFSERGHMISHVRTHTGEKPFSCSLCGKLFATKRNMIIHTRTHTGETPFSCTVCHKRFPHKYQITRHKCLCDSSSSQ; from the exons ATGGAAAGACGTGTGCAATTGAGTTTACGTTTTCAACCTAATTCGAAAGCGGAAG CTTTACCATCAGACGTGTTCAAAGTGATCGTTGGTGAAGACCAGCAGCAGGAGTGCAGCTCCAGGGTGGAGCAGGAGGAGCCACAACCCCCCCACATCAAGGAAGAAGATGAGGAGGCTCACGTCGCCAAGATCCGTATGAAGAGTGAAGGTGATGAAGAGCAAGCTCAGTCGTCTCAACTTCATCGTCGCAGCCGAGACCGCCGGGAAGGAGCTGAAGCAGACCGTCATTCAGGTCCGCTCTCGGATTCTGAGGACACCGACTCTAATGACGATTCCAAAGTGGACAAAAAGCAGTTCCGCTGCTCTGAATGTGACAAAATATTCGCCAATAAGTATCAGCTGGTCTACCACATTAGAACGCACACCGGAGAAAAGATCATCTGCTGTGTGTGCGGCAAGGACTTCTCCAGCAAGAGCAATCTGAGGACCCACATGAGGACGCACTCGGGGGAAAAACCGTTCACTTGCACTGTTTGCGGCAAAGGATTCTCAGTCAAGAGATATTTGATGTCCCACATGAGGACACACACAGGGGAAAAACCTTATTCCTGCTCGGTGTGCAATGCAGATTTCAGTTACCGCATGTCGCTGGTGctgcacatgagaacgcacaccggagagaaaccttTCTCTTGCTCGGTGTGCGCCAAGAGTTTCTGCCAGAAGGGACAGCTGAGGGCGCACATGAGgacgcacacgggagaaaaacctttttcttgctcgTTCTGCGGGAAGACTTTCTCCGAACGGGGACACATGATCTCACACGTGAGAACGCACACCGGGGAGAAACCGTTCTCCTGCTCGCTGTGTGGGAAGCTGTTTGCCACGAAGAGGAATATGATAATACACACGAGGACGCACACTGGAGAGACACCTTTCAGTTGCACTGTGTGTCACAAAAGATTCCCACACAAGTACCAGATCACCAGACACAAGTGCttgtgtgacagcagcagcagtcAATGA
- the LOC133610178 gene encoding uncharacterized protein has product METEQCLHLFRNTKHKSTTEVLPADVRKVIVGEDQQQGWISRLEQQEDMEEEEGEADVSKSHVKSEEEQAEWSQHHHREEETLRYRDALAGGKPFSCSLCGKSFSRKGHLITHTRTHSGEKTFTCSVCGRNFSDKSNMMTHTRTHSEEKLFTCSVCGKGFSVKRYLVSHMRIHTGEKPYSCSVCNADFSYRMSLVLHMRTHTGEKPFTCSVCAKGFCQKGQLRAHMRTHTGEKPFPCLFCGELFSQKGHMMSHARTHSGEKPFTCSFCGKAFSDKRNMTIHTRSHADEKKCVCDG; this is encoded by the exons ATGGAGACGGAACAATGCCTACATTTGTTTCGTAACACTAAACACAAGTCAACGACGGAAG TTTTACCTGCAGATGTAAGAAAGGTGATTGTTGGTGAAGACCAACAGCAGGGTTGGATCTCCAGGCTGGAACAGCAGGAAGACATGGAAGAGGAAGAGGGGGAGGCTGACGTCAGCAAGTCCCATGTGAAGAGTGAGGAAGAGCAAGCCGAGTGGTCACAGCATCATCACAGAGAGGAGGAGACGCTGAGGTATCGCGATGCTCTCGCGGGAGgaaaacctttttcttgctcgctttgtggcaaaagcttttctcgcaAAGGACACCTGATCACGCACACACGAACACACTCCGGAGAGAAAACATTTACTTGCTCAGTGTGCGGCAGAAACTTCTCAGATAAGAGCAACATGATGACACACACGAGGACGCACTCTGAGGAAAAACTTTTCACTTGCTCTGTTTGCGGCAAAGGATTCTCTGTCAAGAGATATTTGGTGTCCCACATGAGGatacacacgggagaaaaaccttatTCTTGCTCAGTGTGCAACGCAGATTTCAGTTACCGCATGTCGCTAGTGctgcacatgagaacgcacaccggagagaaaccttTCACTTGCTCGGTTTGCGCAAAAGGTTTCTGCCAGAAGGGACAGCTAAGAGCACACATGAGgacgcacacgggagaaaaaccttttcccTGCTTGTTCTGTGGGGAACTGTTCTCTCAGAAAGGACACATGATGTCTCATGCGAGAACACACTCGGGAGAAAAACCCTTTACATGCTCATTTTGCGGGAAGGCTTTCTCCGATAAGCGAAACATGACAATACACACGAGAAGTCATGCTGATGagaagaagtgtgtgtgtgatggatga